A region from the Streptomyces sp. 3214.6 genome encodes:
- the paaC gene encoding 1,2-phenylacetyl-CoA epoxidase subunit PaaC, whose protein sequence is MTTTTNTHTHAAALALGDDALVLSHRLGQWMGHAPVLEEEVALANIALDLLGQARILLSMAGDEDELAYLREERAFRNLQLVEQPNGDFAHTIARQLYFSTYQHLLYAQLAAREGPFAGLAAKAVKEVAYHRDHAEQWTLRLGDGTELSHERMQRACDALWRFTGEMFRPLHGLDLDGTNLDGTNLDGTNLDGTNLDGTNLDSTDCDGTAPDEPSPAGTDLDTAWLESVKNVLGGAGLAVPEGPRTGAWSAGAGREGLHTESFGPMLAEMQHLHRSHPGASW, encoded by the coding sequence GTGACCACGACGACGAACACGCACACCCACGCCGCCGCCCTCGCCCTCGGCGACGACGCCCTGGTGCTCTCCCACCGCCTGGGGCAGTGGATGGGTCACGCGCCCGTCCTCGAAGAGGAGGTCGCCCTCGCCAACATCGCGCTCGACCTGCTGGGCCAGGCCCGGATCCTGCTGTCGATGGCCGGCGACGAGGACGAGCTGGCCTACCTGCGCGAGGAACGCGCCTTCCGCAACCTCCAGTTGGTCGAGCAGCCCAACGGCGACTTCGCCCACACCATCGCCCGCCAGCTGTACTTCTCCACCTACCAGCACCTGCTGTACGCACAACTGGCCGCCCGCGAGGGCCCGTTCGCCGGGCTCGCGGCGAAAGCCGTCAAAGAGGTCGCCTACCACCGCGACCACGCCGAACAGTGGACACTGCGGCTCGGCGACGGCACCGAGCTCAGCCACGAGCGGATGCAGCGCGCCTGCGATGCGCTGTGGCGGTTCACCGGAGAGATGTTCCGCCCGCTCCACGGCCTCGACCTCGACGGCACGAACCTTGACGGCACGAACCTTGACGGCACGAACCTCGACGGCACGAACCTCGACGGCACGAACCTTGACAGCACAGACTGCGACGGAACGGCCCCCGATGAGCCGTCCCCGGCCGGGACGGACCTGGACACGGCCTGGCTGGAGTCGGTGAAAAACGTGCTGGGGGGGGCCGGCCTGGCAGTGCCCGAAGGGCCACGCACCGGAGCCTGGAGCGCCGGCGCCGGCCGCGAAGGCCTGCACACCGAGTCGTTCGGCCCGATGCTCGCCGAGATGCAACACCTGCACCGCAGCCACCCGGGGGCGTCATGGTGA
- a CDS encoding 2Fe-2S iron-sulfur cluster-binding protein → MARFHPLQVAAVERLTDDSVALTLTVPDKLREEYRHTPGQHLALRRVADGAEVRRTYSICSPAPDPDGEGPRTLRVGVRLVEDGAFSTYALKEINVGDELEVMTPAGRFTLDPAPGLYAAIVGGSGITPVLSIASTLLAREPAARFCLIRSDRTAASTMFLEEVADLKDRFPERLHLVTVLSREEQQAGLPSGRLDQERLTGLLPSLLPVQHVAGWFLCGPFGLVQGAERALRELGVARSRIHEEIFHVDVAAPPARTAAPAHSTVTARLDGRGGSWPVRDGESVLETVLRNRPDAPYACKGGVCGTCRAFLVSGEVRMDRNFALEPEETDSGYVLACQSHPLTEAVEVDFDR, encoded by the coding sequence ATGGCCCGCTTCCACCCGCTCCAGGTGGCCGCGGTGGAGCGCCTCACGGACGACTCCGTCGCCCTCACCCTCACGGTCCCCGACAAACTCCGCGAGGAGTACCGGCACACCCCCGGACAGCATCTCGCCCTGCGCCGCGTGGCCGACGGGGCCGAGGTCCGGCGAACGTACTCGATCTGCTCGCCCGCACCCGACCCCGACGGCGAGGGACCCCGCACGCTGCGAGTGGGCGTACGCCTCGTCGAGGACGGAGCCTTCTCGACGTACGCACTCAAGGAGATCAACGTCGGCGACGAGCTGGAGGTGATGACTCCGGCCGGCCGGTTCACCCTCGACCCCGCACCCGGTCTGTACGCGGCGATCGTCGGCGGCAGCGGCATCACCCCGGTGCTGTCGATCGCCTCCACGCTGCTGGCCCGCGAGCCCGCGGCCCGGTTCTGCCTCATACGCAGCGACCGTACGGCCGCCTCGACGATGTTCCTGGAAGAGGTCGCCGACCTCAAGGACCGCTTCCCCGAGCGACTCCACCTGGTCACCGTCCTCTCCCGCGAGGAACAGCAGGCGGGACTTCCCTCCGGGCGGCTCGACCAGGAGCGGCTCACCGGGCTGCTCCCTTCGCTGCTGCCGGTGCAACACGTCGCGGGATGGTTCCTGTGCGGACCGTTCGGGCTCGTACAGGGCGCGGAGCGGGCACTGCGGGAACTCGGGGTCGCACGGTCCCGGATCCACGAGGAGATCTTCCACGTGGACGTCGCGGCACCCCCGGCACGCACGGCCGCCCCCGCCCACAGCACCGTGACCGCCCGGCTCGACGGCCGCGGCGGAAGCTGGCCCGTCCGCGACGGGGAGTCGGTCCTGGAGACGGTGCTGCGCAACCGGCCCGACGCGCCCTACGCCTGCAAGGGCGGCGTGTGCGGAACCTGCCGGGCCTTCCTGGTCTCCGGCGAGGTCCGCATGGACCGCAACTTCGCGCTGGAGCCGGAGGAGACGGACTCCGGGTATGTGCTGGCGTGCCAGTCGCATCCGCTGACGGAGGCGGTGGAGGTGGACTTCGACCGGTGA
- a CDS encoding HTTM domain-containing protein: MNRFSLTVSTAIARVTESALGPYQSAVVRIGFSATWLLFLVREFPHRQELYGPDGPWDWELARQLIDSNGAFTALMWSDGRGWFEAVYALALLSSVLLLLGWRTRAMSVLFMVGVLSLQNRSVFMGDGGDNVLHLMSIYLVFMRCGRVWSLDARRARREQAARARGERVTDRIGPVLWAAGGFVLVTVTVAGRFHSEWSIPALLWAAWVAQGLWWAVGRLRKSAEPRILLDVIGNILHNGALVVIMAEACLIYATAGWYKIQGSRWQDGTAVYYPLHLDYFSPWPALADLLAGSGTMVLLATYGTVIVQVAFPFTLFNRRLKNVLLALMMVEHAGIAVVLGLPFFSLAMIATDAVFLPTSFLHRLGGWAARARGRLFSGGGRSAAAEPRAQEDAEHARVGFTA, encoded by the coding sequence GTGAACCGGTTCTCCTTGACGGTGTCCACCGCCATCGCCCGCGTCACCGAGTCGGCGCTCGGGCCGTACCAGAGTGCCGTGGTCCGCATCGGCTTCAGCGCCACGTGGCTGCTGTTCCTGGTGCGCGAGTTCCCCCACCGCCAGGAGCTCTACGGTCCCGACGGCCCGTGGGACTGGGAGCTGGCCCGGCAGCTGATCGACTCCAATGGCGCGTTCACGGCCCTGATGTGGTCGGACGGCCGGGGCTGGTTCGAGGCCGTCTACGCGCTCGCGCTGCTCTCCAGCGTGCTGCTGCTGCTTGGGTGGCGCACCCGTGCGATGTCGGTGCTGTTCATGGTCGGTGTGCTCTCGCTGCAGAACCGCAGTGTCTTCATGGGCGACGGTGGCGACAACGTCCTGCACCTGATGTCGATCTACCTCGTGTTCATGCGCTGCGGTCGGGTGTGGTCGCTGGACGCGCGGCGGGCGCGGCGTGAGCAGGCGGCACGCGCGCGTGGGGAGCGGGTCACGGACCGGATTGGTCCCGTTCTGTGGGCCGCGGGCGGGTTTGTGCTGGTCACCGTGACTGTCGCGGGCCGATTCCACAGTGAGTGGAGCATTCCGGCGCTGCTGTGGGCGGCGTGGGTCGCGCAGGGTCTGTGGTGGGCCGTCGGCCGTCTGCGGAAGTCGGCGGAGCCGCGGATCCTGCTCGACGTGATCGGCAACATCCTGCACAACGGTGCTCTGGTCGTGATCATGGCCGAGGCCTGTCTGATCTATGCGACGGCCGGCTGGTACAAGATCCAGGGCTCGCGCTGGCAGGACGGCACCGCCGTGTACTACCCGCTGCACCTGGACTACTTCTCGCCCTGGCCCGCGCTCGCCGACCTGCTCGCGGGCAGCGGCACGATGGTGCTGCTCGCGACGTACGGGACTGTGATCGTGCAGGTCGCCTTCCCGTTCACCCTGTTCAACCGGCGGCTGAAGAACGTTCTGCTGGCTCTGATGATGGTTGAGCACGCGGGGATCGCCGTGGTGCTGGGCCTGCCGTTCTTCTCGCTGGCGATGATCGCGACGGACGCCGTGTTCCTGCCGACGTCGTTCCTGCATCGGCTGGGCGGCTGGGCGGCCCGCGCGCGTGGACGGCTGTTCTCCGGCGGTGGCCGTTCGGCGGCGGCGGAGCCGCGGGCCCAGGAGGACGCCGAGCACGCGCGCGTAGGGTTCACGGCATGA
- the paaD gene encoding 1,2-phenylacetyl-CoA epoxidase subunit PaaD gives MVTLTPLEAELLAVAGSVPDPELPVLTLQELGVLRAVHIRDTDTVEVELTPTYTGCPAVEAMSVDIERALHEHGVREVTVRTVLTPAWSTDDISAEGRRKLREFGIAPPRSTRAVPGPVPLTLGPTHTLHSEREHGPDEPVRCPHCGCADTELLSRFSSTACKALRRCLACREPFDHFKEL, from the coding sequence ATGGTGACACTCACCCCGCTGGAGGCGGAACTCCTCGCGGTCGCCGGTTCGGTGCCCGACCCCGAGCTGCCCGTGCTCACCCTCCAGGAACTCGGCGTGCTGCGCGCGGTGCACATCCGCGACACGGACACCGTCGAAGTCGAACTGACCCCCACCTACACCGGCTGCCCAGCGGTGGAGGCGATGTCCGTCGACATCGAAAGGGCGCTGCACGAGCACGGGGTACGCGAGGTCACCGTGCGCACCGTCCTCACACCCGCCTGGTCGACCGACGACATCTCCGCCGAAGGACGCCGCAAACTGCGAGAGTTCGGCATCGCCCCACCCCGCAGCACCCGGGCCGTCCCGGGCCCGGTGCCCCTGACGCTGGGCCCTACGCACACCCTCCACAGCGAACGGGAACACGGGCCGGACGAACCGGTCCGCTGCCCGCACTGCGGTTGCGCCGACACCGAACTGCTCAGCCGCTTCTCCTCCACCGCCTGCAAGGCGCTACGTCGCTGCCTCGCCTGCCGGGAACCCTTCGACCACTTCAAGGAGTTGTGA
- the paaA gene encoding 1,2-phenylacetyl-CoA epoxidase subunit PaaA, producing MATAAAHQTARTQPHTAQTGGRDESGRSGADEAYERAFDATVAADERIEPRDWMPDAYRATLVRQIAQHAHSEIIGMQPEANWITRAPSLRRKAILMAKVQDEAGHGLYLYSAAETLGTGREELLDKLHTGRQKYSSIFNYPTLTWADVGAIGWLVDGAAITNQVPLCRCSYGPYARAMVRICKEESFHQRQGYELLLALSRGTAEQHAMAQDAVDRWWWPSLMMFGPPDDESAHSAQSMAWKIKRHSNDELRRRFVDICVPQAQSLGLTLPDPDLTWNEEEGHYDFGPIDWTEFKEVLKGNGPCNEQRITQRRRAHDEGAWVREAAAAHAAKRAGGTKTEVEQA from the coding sequence ATGGCGACAGCAGCCGCGCACCAGACGGCCCGCACACAGCCGCACACCGCACAGACCGGCGGACGCGACGAAAGCGGCCGAAGCGGCGCCGACGAGGCCTACGAGCGCGCCTTCGACGCCACCGTGGCCGCCGACGAGCGCATCGAGCCACGCGACTGGATGCCCGACGCCTACCGCGCCACGCTGGTGCGCCAGATCGCCCAGCACGCCCACTCCGAGATCATCGGCATGCAGCCGGAAGCCAACTGGATCACCCGCGCGCCCTCCCTGCGCCGCAAGGCCATCCTGATGGCGAAGGTCCAGGACGAGGCGGGCCACGGCCTCTACCTGTACAGCGCGGCCGAAACCCTCGGCACCGGACGCGAGGAACTCCTCGACAAGCTCCACACCGGCCGCCAGAAGTACTCCTCCATCTTCAACTACCCGACGCTGACCTGGGCGGACGTCGGCGCGATCGGCTGGCTGGTGGACGGCGCCGCAATCACCAACCAGGTCCCCCTGTGCCGCTGCTCCTACGGCCCGTACGCGCGCGCGATGGTCCGCATCTGCAAGGAGGAGTCCTTCCACCAGCGCCAGGGCTACGAACTGCTGCTCGCCCTCAGCCGCGGCACCGCGGAGCAGCACGCGATGGCGCAGGACGCGGTGGACCGCTGGTGGTGGCCCTCGCTGATGATGTTCGGCCCGCCCGACGACGAGTCCGCGCACTCCGCGCAGTCGATGGCATGGAAGATCAAGCGCCACTCGAACGACGAACTGCGCCGGCGCTTCGTCGACATCTGCGTCCCCCAGGCCCAGTCCCTCGGCCTCACCCTCCCCGACCCGGACCTGACGTGGAACGAGGAAGAGGGGCACTACGACTTCGGCCCCATCGACTGGACCGAGTTCAAGGAAGTCCTCAAGGGCAACGGCCCCTGCAACGAACAGCGGATAACCCAACGCAGGCGCGCACACGACGAGGGCGCATGGGTCCGAGAGGCGGCCGCGGCCCACGCGGCCAAGCGCGCCGGCGGGACGAAAACGGAAGTGGAGCAGGCATGA
- a CDS encoding 3-hydroxyacyl-CoA dehydrogenase has protein sequence MTALDLSSPVAVVGAGTMGQGIAQVALVAGHPVRLYDAVPGRAREAAAAIGARLDRLVEKDRLAATDRDEARARLRAVESLTDLADCSLVVEAVVERLEVKQELLRQLEDVVGEDCLLATNTSSLSVTAIAGALRNPGRFVGLHFFNPAPLLPLVEVVSGYATDVTSATRAYETARSWGKTPVACADTPGFIVNRIARPFYAEAFAVYEAQGGDPATIDAILRESGGFRMGAFELTDLIGQDVNESVTHSVWQSFFQDVRFTPSLAQRRLVESGRLGRKSGQGWYDYREGAEPAEPHTAEKAQPPAYVVAEGNLGPACELLALIREAGIQVREEEEDHGSRLVLPGDGQLALADGQTSVEFRDVVYFDLALDYRKATRIALSASQDTSTQTMSEAIGLFQALGKDVSVIGDVPGMVVARTVARIVDLAHDAVAKGVATEEDIDTAMRLGVNYPLGPFEWSRRLGRTWACSLLDDLHERDPSGRYAPSLALYRHSYATEKREGAS, from the coding sequence ATGACAGCACTCGACCTCAGCAGCCCCGTGGCCGTCGTCGGCGCCGGCACCATGGGCCAGGGCATCGCCCAGGTCGCGCTGGTCGCCGGCCACCCGGTGCGGCTGTACGACGCCGTTCCCGGACGGGCCCGGGAGGCGGCCGCCGCGATCGGCGCGCGCCTCGACCGGCTCGTCGAGAAGGACCGCCTCGCCGCCACCGACCGGGACGAGGCACGCGCCCGCCTGCGGGCCGTGGAGAGCCTCACCGACCTCGCGGACTGCTCCCTGGTCGTCGAGGCAGTCGTCGAGCGCCTGGAGGTCAAGCAGGAACTGCTGCGGCAGCTGGAGGACGTCGTCGGCGAGGACTGCCTGCTCGCCACCAACACCTCCTCCCTGTCGGTGACAGCCATCGCCGGCGCCCTGCGCAACCCCGGCCGCTTCGTCGGACTGCACTTCTTCAACCCCGCGCCGCTGCTGCCGCTCGTCGAGGTCGTCTCCGGGTACGCCACCGACGTCACGTCAGCCACGCGCGCGTACGAGACGGCCCGCTCCTGGGGCAAGACGCCGGTCGCCTGCGCCGACACCCCCGGCTTCATCGTCAACCGCATCGCGCGGCCCTTCTACGCCGAGGCCTTCGCCGTCTACGAGGCCCAGGGCGGCGACCCGGCCACCATCGACGCGATCCTGCGCGAGTCGGGCGGCTTCAGGATGGGCGCGTTCGAACTGACCGACCTGATCGGGCAGGACGTCAACGAGTCGGTCACGCACTCCGTGTGGCAGTCCTTCTTCCAGGACGTGCGTTTCACGCCGTCGCTCGCCCAGCGCCGCCTGGTCGAGTCGGGCCGGCTGGGCCGCAAGTCAGGCCAGGGCTGGTACGACTACCGGGAGGGCGCCGAGCCGGCCGAGCCGCACACCGCGGAGAAGGCCCAGCCGCCCGCGTACGTCGTCGCCGAGGGCAACCTGGGCCCCGCCTGCGAACTGCTCGCGCTGATCCGCGAGGCGGGCATCCAGGTCCGCGAGGAGGAAGAGGACCACGGCAGCCGCCTGGTGCTCCCCGGCGACGGCCAGCTCGCCCTCGCCGACGGCCAGACCTCCGTGGAGTTCCGGGACGTCGTCTACTTCGACCTCGCCCTCGACTACCGCAAGGCCACCCGCATCGCCCTGTCCGCCTCCCAGGACACCTCCACCCAGACCATGTCCGAGGCGATCGGCCTGTTCCAGGCGCTCGGCAAGGACGTCAGCGTCATCGGCGACGTCCCCGGCATGGTCGTCGCCCGTACGGTCGCGCGGATCGTCGACCTCGCGCACGACGCCGTCGCCAAGGGGGTGGCCACCGAGGAGGACATCGACACCGCGATGCGCCTGGGCGTGAACTACCCCCTCGGTCCCTTCGAGTGGAGCCGCAGGCTGGGCCGCACCTGGGCCTGCTCCCTCCTGGACGACCTGCACGAACGCGACCCCTCCGGCCGCTACGCGCCGTCCCTCGCGCTCTACCGGCACTCCTACGCCACCGAGAAGCGGGAGGGCGCCTCGTGA
- the paaN gene encoding phenylacetic acid degradation protein PaaN, whose product MATAELTTHDLIAQHRPTLDQALETIRTRAYWSPHPEHPKAYGENGSLDAAAGKAAFDAVLHTRLDLGQPGTDDWVGDEVSPYGIELGVTYPHPDLETLLPAMRAGQRAWRDAGPELRAVVCLEILKRISDRTHEFTHAVMHTSGQAFMMAFQAGGPHAQDRGLEAVAYAYAEQVRTPGTAEWTKPQGKRDPLSMTKSFTPVPRGTALLIGCNTFPTWNGYPGLFASLATGNAVLVKPHPRAVLPLALTVGIAREVLAAAGFDPNLVALAAERPGEGIAKTLATRPEIRIIDYTGSTAFGDWLEANARQAQVFTEKAGVNTVIVESTANYQGMLANLAFSLSLYSGQMCTTPQNLLIPREGIRTDEGTKTFDEVVADLARAVDGLLGDDARANGLLGAIVNPDVKARLEAAAGLGEVALASREVSNPEFPDAVVRTPVIVKLDGAKPDDEAAYMSECFGPVSFAVAVDSAADAVALLRRTVREKGAMTVGAYTTDEEVEEAIQEVCLEESAQLSFNLTGGVYVNQTAAFSDFHGSGGNPAANAALTDGAFVANRFRVVEVRRDV is encoded by the coding sequence ATGGCCACCGCCGAACTGACCACGCACGATCTGATCGCCCAGCACCGGCCCACCCTCGACCAGGCCCTGGAAACGATCCGCACCCGGGCGTACTGGTCCCCGCACCCGGAACACCCCAAGGCCTACGGGGAGAACGGCAGTCTGGACGCGGCGGCGGGCAAGGCCGCCTTCGACGCCGTGCTGCATACCCGCCTCGACCTCGGCCAGCCCGGCACCGACGACTGGGTGGGCGACGAGGTCTCGCCGTACGGCATCGAGCTGGGCGTGACCTACCCGCACCCGGACCTGGAGACGCTGCTGCCCGCCATGCGGGCCGGACAGCGCGCCTGGCGCGACGCGGGCCCGGAACTGCGCGCGGTGGTCTGTCTGGAGATCCTCAAGCGGATCAGCGACCGCACGCACGAGTTCACCCACGCGGTCATGCACACCTCCGGCCAGGCCTTCATGATGGCGTTCCAGGCGGGCGGCCCGCACGCACAGGACCGCGGCCTGGAGGCGGTCGCCTACGCGTACGCCGAGCAGGTCCGCACCCCGGGTACGGCGGAGTGGACCAAGCCGCAGGGCAAGCGCGACCCGCTGTCGATGACCAAGAGCTTCACACCGGTCCCGCGCGGCACCGCCCTGCTCATCGGCTGCAACACCTTCCCGACGTGGAACGGCTACCCCGGCCTGTTCGCCTCCCTGGCCACCGGCAACGCGGTCCTGGTCAAGCCCCACCCGCGCGCGGTGCTGCCGCTCGCGCTGACCGTGGGCATCGCGCGCGAGGTGCTCGCCGCGGCCGGCTTCGACCCGAACCTGGTCGCCCTGGCCGCCGAGCGCCCCGGCGAGGGCATCGCCAAGACCCTGGCCACCCGCCCCGAGATCAGGATCATCGACTACACCGGCTCGACCGCTTTCGGCGACTGGCTGGAGGCCAACGCCCGCCAGGCGCAGGTCTTCACCGAGAAGGCCGGCGTCAACACGGTGATCGTGGAGTCCACCGCGAACTACCAGGGCATGCTCGCCAACCTGGCGTTCTCGCTGTCCCTGTACAGCGGCCAGATGTGCACCACACCGCAGAACCTGCTGATCCCCCGCGAGGGCATCCGCACCGACGAGGGCACCAAGACCTTCGACGAGGTCGTCGCCGACCTCGCCCGCGCGGTCGACGGTCTCCTCGGCGACGACGCGCGCGCGAACGGCCTGCTCGGCGCGATCGTCAACCCGGACGTCAAGGCCCGCCTGGAGGCCGCGGCAGGGCTCGGAGAGGTCGCCCTCGCCTCCCGCGAGGTGAGCAACCCGGAGTTCCCGGACGCGGTCGTGCGCACCCCGGTCATCGTGAAGCTGGACGGGGCCAAGCCGGACGACGAGGCCGCCTACATGAGCGAGTGCTTCGGCCCGGTCTCCTTCGCCGTCGCCGTCGATTCCGCGGCCGACGCGGTCGCCCTGCTGCGGCGCACGGTGCGCGAGAAGGGCGCGATGACGGTCGGCGCGTACACCACCGACGAGGAGGTCGAGGAGGCGATCCAGGAGGTCTGCCTGGAGGAGTCCGCCCAGCTGTCCTTCAACCTCACCGGCGGGGTCTACGTCAACCAGACGGCCGCGTTCTCCGACTTCCACGGCTCGGGCGGCAACCCGGCGGCCAACGCGGCCCTCACCGACGGCGCGTTCGTCGCCAACCGCTTCCGGGTGGTCGAGGTCCGCAGGGACGTCTAG
- a CDS encoding DUF5819 family protein — MDAYDGGSGAPQGANTPGEADKETAAGTETAAEAAAEAAAQTGTVAGASPAEGAVPGPRAGAAAPEAGAVPGPRAEPTGPLAWPAVVPSAGVVPAAGVVAVPPHAVPPPPAPPHPEPRTGVAALSPRYQIGAALALAVVAVAVCVHVGMVFLHVAPSNTVTKAHGKAIDEWIYPEFEQNWKLFAPNPLQQNIAVQVRAQVRTAEGGSRTTGWYDLSAQDGRAIDGNLLPSHTQQNELRRAWDFYTSTHGNDNRPVGIRGALSETYLRRIVVLRLERGGAAGDGGVVERVQVRSQTTNVTPPKWSDEKVSMSPVYRELPWWSVPDGGSEGGAR, encoded by the coding sequence ATGGACGCGTACGACGGAGGCTCTGGCGCTCCGCAGGGGGCCAATACGCCAGGGGAGGCGGACAAGGAGACGGCGGCCGGGACGGAAACGGCAGCGGAAGCGGCGGCGGAAGCGGCAGCGCAAACGGGCACCGTGGCCGGGGCATCCCCCGCGGAGGGTGCCGTTCCGGGTCCCCGGGCCGGGGCCGCCGCTCCTGAGGCCGGCGCTGTACCAGGCCCTCGGGCCGAGCCGACCGGCCCCCTCGCCTGGCCGGCCGTCGTCCCGTCCGCCGGTGTCGTCCCCGCCGCCGGTGTGGTGGCCGTGCCCCCTCACGCCGTGCCCCCTCCCCCCGCGCCCCCGCACCCCGAGCCCCGTACCGGTGTGGCCGCGCTCTCTCCGCGCTATCAGATCGGCGCCGCGCTGGCGCTCGCCGTCGTCGCGGTCGCTGTCTGTGTGCATGTCGGGATGGTGTTTTTGCACGTCGCGCCGTCGAACACCGTCACCAAGGCGCACGGCAAGGCGATCGACGAATGGATCTACCCGGAGTTCGAGCAGAACTGGAAGCTGTTCGCGCCGAACCCGTTGCAGCAGAACATCGCCGTCCAGGTCCGCGCCCAGGTCCGCACCGCGGAGGGCGGGTCGAGGACCACCGGCTGGTACGACCTGTCCGCGCAGGACGGCCGGGCCATCGACGGCAACCTGCTGCCGAGTCACACCCAGCAGAACGAGCTGCGCCGCGCCTGGGACTTCTACACGTCCACGCACGGCAACGACAACCGCCCGGTTGGCATACGTGGCGCGCTCTCGGAGACGTACCTGCGCCGCATCGTGGTGCTGCGGCTGGAGCGTGGCGGGGCGGCCGGTGACGGCGGTGTCGTCGAGCGGGTCCAGGTCCGCTCGCAGACCACCAATGTGACCCCGCCGAAGTGGAGCGACGAGAAGGTGTCGATGAGCCCGGTGTACCGCGAGCTGCCCTGGTGGTCGGTGCCGGACGGCGGGTCCGAGGGAGGTGCGAGGTGA
- a CDS encoding TrmH family RNA methyltransferase: MTDPVSAGRDPLGRWRRLAGASVLLDGFHALKHAVRFGAEVPVAVTVDRRAALALADELAPDVREALAALLTEVPEATYASLVPRPHPTAVAALAVRPVREDNLERLGHAPRSSPVVVLDNPRNLGNAGAVIRLAAGFGATGVVTTGTLDPWHPTVVRGGAGLHFATAVERLTVDELPAGPVFALDPEGDDIRGIELPDDALLAFGSERSGLSAELRARADHLLALPMRPQVSSYNLATSVAMTLYHWSATGGAPHAPQYAP; encoded by the coding sequence ATGACCGACCCCGTGAGCGCCGGCCGCGACCCGCTCGGCCGGTGGCGCAGGCTCGCGGGCGCCTCCGTCCTGCTCGACGGCTTCCACGCCCTCAAGCACGCCGTGCGCTTCGGGGCGGAGGTGCCGGTGGCGGTCACCGTCGACCGGCGGGCGGCACTCGCTCTCGCCGACGAGCTCGCTCCCGACGTGCGCGAGGCGCTGGCGGCGCTCCTGACGGAGGTCCCGGAGGCGACGTACGCCTCCCTGGTGCCGCGTCCGCATCCCACGGCGGTCGCGGCTCTGGCCGTGCGGCCCGTGCGGGAGGACAACCTGGAGCGGCTCGGGCACGCGCCCCGCAGTAGTCCGGTGGTGGTTCTCGACAACCCGCGCAATCTGGGCAACGCGGGGGCGGTGATCCGGTTGGCCGCCGGGTTCGGGGCGACCGGGGTGGTCACCACCGGCACGCTCGATCCCTGGCATCCGACCGTCGTGCGGGGCGGGGCGGGGCTGCACTTCGCGACCGCCGTGGAGCGGCTGACCGTCGACGAGCTGCCGGCAGGGCCGGTGTTCGCGCTGGATCCGGAGGGCGACGACATCCGGGGCATCGAGCTCCCGGACGACGCCCTTCTCGCCTTCGGCTCCGAGCGCAGCGGGCTCTCCGCGGAGCTGCGCGCGCGTGCCGATCATCTTCTCGCCCTGCCGATGCGCCCCCAGGTCTCCAGCTACAACCTCGCGACCAGTGTGGCCATGACGCTGTACCACTGGAGTGCGACCGGCGGCGCACCGCACGCACCTCAGTACGCGCCTTAG
- the paaB gene encoding 1,2-phenylacetyl-CoA epoxidase subunit PaaB — MTNTDWPLWEVFVRSRRGLSHTHAGSLHAPDAEFALRNARDLYTRRGEGISIWVVPSSAVTASSPDEKDPFFEPAADKPYRHPTFYEIPEGVKHL, encoded by the coding sequence ATGACGAACACCGACTGGCCCCTGTGGGAGGTCTTCGTGCGCTCCCGGCGCGGCCTCTCCCACACCCACGCCGGCAGCCTGCACGCGCCGGACGCCGAATTCGCCCTGCGCAACGCCCGCGACCTCTACACCCGGCGCGGCGAAGGCATCTCGATCTGGGTCGTGCCGTCCTCCGCGGTCACGGCCTCCTCGCCCGACGAGAAGGACCCGTTCTTCGAACCGGCCGCCGACAAGCCCTACCGACACCCGACGTTCTACGAGATCCCGGAGGGGGTGAAGCACCTGTGA